A genomic window from Hippocampus zosterae strain Florida chromosome 13, ASM2543408v3, whole genome shotgun sequence includes:
- the LOC127612606 gene encoding uncharacterized protein LOC127612606, with translation MESICYDTFEEADTVVWDPDDSLVIIDQDEAAVTIGSTEMYGGTEQASQLPLPSDNELASQVVQSLQEEGPQTAQDSGTHRLPQDLFSISSSPLSPSTSPNNLGDPRTPWRAAICRIKVVDDLLSVFMDCSIMEFNLKIKFVNENAIDDAGVSREAYSAFWEQFLEQCEGETERVPRLRPDFCEAEWQAVGRIWVKGLLDHGVMPVRLSKAFVLACIHGIDSVDRDILISSFLNYLPPIERSAVEKGLQGTMEESDEEDLLDIFTRMGSHCLPPKNILQPSIETMAHKALLQEPKYILDCFATILHLVHYKLPDKESVLSLYDSKKATGKRVLQLLETTKTVLSQGEQATFNYLQRYVKNADQTKAEKILRFWTGSSVICVDKILVCFNGESGLNRRPVAHTCGATLEVRCTYSSYPEFRTEFDNILSSNHLEMDIL, from the exons GGGACTGAACAGGCTTCACAACTCCCGTTACCTTCTGACAATGAACTGGCTTCACAAGTTGTACAGTCCCTACAAGAGGAGGGACCACAGACTGCACAG GACAGTGGAACACATCGTTTACCGCAAGACTTGTTCTCAATTTCAAGCAGTCCGCTATCCCCTTCAACCTCACCGAACAATCTAGGAGATCCAAGGACACCATGGCGTGCAGCCATTTGTAGGATCAAGGTTGTTGATGATCTTTTGTCTGTGTTTATGGACTGCAGCATAATGGAATTCAATTTAAAGATTAAGTTTGTAAATGAAAACGCTATTGACGATGCTGGTGTGTCAAGGGAGGCTTACAGTGCATTCTGGGAACAATTTCTTGAACAGTGTGAAGGGGAAACAGAGCGGGTTCCAAGGCTCAGGCCAGATTTCTGTGAGGCTGAATGGCAAGCGGTTGGGCGGATCTGGGTGAAAGGATTATTAGACCATGGTGTCATGCCAGTGAGGCTATCAAAGGCTTTCGTGTTAGCTTGCATCCATGGCATTGACTCAGTTGATCGAGACATCCTAATTTCATCATTCCTTAACTACCTTCCTCCCATTGAGAGGTCAGCAGTTGAGAAGGGCCTCCAGGGCACAATGGAGGAAAGTGATGAAGAGGACTTGCTTGACATATTTACAAGGATGGGTTCCCACTGCCTCCCGCCAAAGAATATCTTACAGCCTTCCATTGAAACAATGGCTCATAAAGCCCTTCTACAAGAGCCCAAATATATTCTTGATTGTTTCGCCACAATATTGCATCTTGTGCATTACAAATTACCGGACAAGGAAAGTGTGTTGTCCTTGTATGATTCAAAGAAGGCCACAGGCAAAAGAGTGTTGCAACTGCTTGAAACAACCAAGACGGTGTTGTCTCAGGGGGAGCAAGCAACCTTTAACTATCTTCAACGTTATGTGAAAAATGCTGATCAAACCAAAGCTGAAAAAATCCTGCGTTTCTGGACTGGTTCCTCTGTCATCTGTGTTGACAAAATTCTCGTATGCTTCAATGGTGAAAGTGGACTCAACAGAAGGCCTGTTGCCCATACCTGTGGAGCCACACTTGAAGTACGATGTACATACAGCTCTTACCCTGAATTCCGCACAGAGTTTGACAATATTTTGTCCAGTAACCACTTAGAAATGGACATCCTCTAA
- the LOC127612615 gene encoding uncharacterized protein LOC127612615 — MERVQPFVSLIEFYFEIGLKYKDIKSVLDVKYGFQISERHLKRVLNQRGLFRRKTFNDLAVLVDFIRNQLQHSGQLHGYRWMYSKCREYGLLVRKEDVRLVLKELDPRGVSLRQARRLRRRNYFSKGPNFIWHMDSYDKLKPFGICINGAIDGFSRKIMWLNAYITSSDPKLIGGYYIDVVHRLGGCPRIVRADLGTENGHVKGFQRFLVPIPPGSTLDSYLDGASTANQRIEYWWRFLRSQCMEFWLSLFTDLRDNGFFDGGFLDKNILQFCCMGLIQDELDDTALVWNSHLIRPSKNMNVPSGRPNVMYTLPELYGTTDFLSPVDNEQVQLCKSQCVFRLTMPCDPDVFALCAFLMAQSDLMPPKDPFQAVNLYLHLREALTATL; from the exons atggagcgtgttcaaccgttcgtgagtttaatagaattttactttgaaatcggcttgaaatacaaagacattaaatctgttcttgatgttaagtacggtttccaaataagtgaaagacatttgaagcgagtgctgaaccaaagaggactatttcgtcggaaaacgttcaatgacttggcagtcctggttgacttcattcgcaaccaattgcagcattccggacaactacacggttacaggtggatgtacagtaagtgcagagaatatggacttcttgtcaggaaagaggacgttcgtctggtcctgaaagagttggatccgagaggagtgtcgttaaggcaagcaagacgtttgagacggcgaaactacttctccaaagggcccaattttatatggcacatggactcctatgacaaactgaaaccatttggaatttgtatcaatggggctattgatggtttttcaaggaaaataatgtggctcaatgcctacataactagtagtgacccgaagttgattgggggttactacatcgacgttgtgcaccgtttggggggttgtcctcgaatcgttcgagctgatcttgggactgaaaatggtcacgtcaaaggctttcagcgtttcctcgtgccaataccgccaggcagcactcttgacagttacttggatggagccagcaccgccaatcaaagaattgaatattggtggcggtttcttcgcagccagtgcatggagttctggttatccctcttcacagacctcagagacaatggcttctttgatggtggatttctggacaaaaacatcctacaattttgttgcatgggacttattcag gatgagttggatgacacggccttagtttggaacagccatctcatcaggccctcaaagaacatgaatgtccccagtggtcggcccaacgtgatgtatacgttacctgaactttatggtacaacggacttcctctccccggttgacaatgaacaagttcaactgtgcaaaagccagtgtgtgtttcgtttgaccatgccttgtgatccagatgtatttgcattgtgtgcttttttaatggcccagtccgatctaatgccaccaaaagatccatttcaggctgtgaacttgtatttacacctcagagaggccctcaccgctactctttaa
- the LOC127612607 gene encoding uncharacterized protein LOC127612607 has protein sequence MESICYDTFEEADTVVWDPDDSLVIIDQDEAAVTIGSTEMYGGTEQASQLPLPSDNELASQVVQSLQEEGPQTAQDSGTHRLPQDLFSISSSPLSPSTSPNNLGDPRTPWRAAICRIKVVDDLLSVFMDCSIMEFNLKIKFVNENAIDDAGVSREAYSAFWEQFLEQCEGETERVPRLRPDFCEAEWQAVGRIWVKGLLDHGVMPVRLSKAFVLACIHGIDSVDRDILISSFLNYLPPIERSAVEKGLQGTMEESDEEDLLDIFTRMGSHCLPPKNILQPSIETMAHKALLQEPKYILDCFATILHLVHYKLPDKESVLSLYDSKKATGKRVLQLLETTKTVLSQGEQATFNYLQRYVKNADQTKAEKILRFWTGSSVICVDKILVCFNGESGLNRRPVAHTCGATLEVRCTYSSYPEFRTEFDNILSSNHLEMDIL, from the exons ATGGAGTCCATCTGTTATGACACATTTGAAGAAGCAGATACAGTTGTATGGGATCCAGATGACAGCCTTGTTATAATAGATCAGGATGAGGCGGCAGTAACCATTGGG AGTACTGAGATGTATGGAGGGACTGAACAGGCTTCACAACTCCCGTTACCTTCTGACAATGAACTGGCTTCACAAGTTGTACAGTCCCTACAAGAGGAGGGACCACAGACTGCACAG GACAGTGGAACACATCGTTTACCGCAAGACTTGTTCTCAATTTCAAGCAGTCCGCTATCCCCTTCAACCTCACCGAACAATCTAGGAGATCCAAGGACACCATGGCGTGCAGCCATTTGTAGGATCAAGGTTGTTGATGATCTTTTGTCTGTGTTTATGGACTGCAGCATAATGGAATTCAATTTAAAGATTAAGTTTGTAAATGAAAACGCTATTGACGATGCTGGTGTGTCAAGGGAGGCTTACAGTGCATTCTGGGAACAATTTCTTGAACAGTGTGAAGGGGAAACAGAGCGGGTTCCAAGGCTCAGGCCAGATTTCTGTGAGGCTGAATGGCAAGCGGTTGGGCGGATCTGGGTGAAAGGATTATTAGACCATGGTGTCATGCCAGTGAGGCTATCAAAGGCTTTCGTGTTAGCTTGCATCCATGGCATTGACTCAGTTGATCGAGACATCCTAATTTCATCATTCCTTAACTACCTTCCTCCCATTGAGAGGTCAGCAGTTGAGAAGGGCCTCCAGGGCACAATGGAGGAAAGTGATGAAGAGGACTTGCTTGACATATTTACAAGGATGGGTTCCCACTGCCTCCCGCCAAAGAATATCTTACAGCCTTCCATTGAAACAATGGCTCATAAAGCCCTTCTACAAGAGCCCAAATATATTCTTGATTGTTTCGCCACAATATTGCATCTTGTGCATTACAAATTACCGGACAAGGAAAGTGTGTTGTCCTTGTATGATTCAAAGAAGGCCACAGGCAAAAGAGTGTTGCAACTGCTTGAAACAACCAAGACGGTGTTGTCTCAGGGGGAGCAAGCAACCTTTAACTATCTTCAACGTTATGTGAAAAATGCTGATCAAACCAAAGCTGAAAAAATCCTGCGTTTCTGGACTGGTTCCTCTGTCATCTGTGTTGACAAAATTCTCGTATGCTTCAATGGTGAAAGTGGACTCAACAGAAGGCCTGTTGCCCATACCTGTGGAGCCACACTTGAAGTACGATGTACATACAGCTCTTACCCTGAATTCCGCACAGAGTTTGACAATATTTTGTCCAGTAACCACTTAGAAATGGACATCCTCTAA